The following proteins are encoded in a genomic region of Sorangiineae bacterium MSr12523:
- the ssuE gene encoding NADPH-dependent FMN reductase — translation MTEPSSIVIVTGSPTRPSRTTGLAQLVGQRLSRDAFRVRVLHVRDLPAEALLHADFSHPDIQRASQWVAQADGVILVSPVYKAAYTGMLKAFIDILPQFALRDKVVLPLQVGGTLAHVLAIDYAMRPMLQSLDPRLIVSGLFMLDKTIEVGADGVTLFPDVDSRLEQVTQTFIEGLRAHAMRTRC, via the coding sequence ATGACTGAACCTTCCTCCATCGTGATTGTCACGGGCAGCCCGACCCGCCCTTCGCGCACGACCGGTCTCGCGCAGCTCGTCGGTCAGCGGCTTTCGCGCGATGCCTTTCGCGTGCGCGTGCTGCACGTTCGCGACCTACCCGCCGAAGCGCTGCTCCACGCCGATTTCAGCCACCCCGATATCCAACGAGCGAGTCAATGGGTGGCCCAAGCCGACGGCGTGATCCTGGTCAGCCCCGTCTACAAGGCTGCGTATACCGGCATGCTCAAGGCGTTCATCGACATTCTGCCTCAATTCGCGCTGCGTGATAAAGTAGTCCTACCGCTCCAGGTCGGCGGTACGCTCGCGCATGTGCTCGCGATCGACTATGCGATGCGCCCCATGCTGCAGTCCCTCGATCCGCGGCTCATCGTGAGTGGGCTATTCATGCTGGACAAGACGATAGAGGTCGGCGCGGACGGTGTGACGCTGTTCCCCGACGTCGACTCGCGGCTCGAGCAGGTCACGCAAACGTTCATCGAGGGGCTGCGCGCGCACGCAATGCGCACGCGATGTTAG
- a CDS encoding LysR family transcriptional regulator, translating into MELRHLRYFVTIAEEQSFRRATTRLHISQSPLSRQMKDLEEEMGVELFEPAGRGIKLTAAGRAFAERARGILASVEAAVDEAKGIAEGRLGTAVIGFETGATFMGALSSLVAVFRRRIPRVGLQLVPMSSVEQWTALQQGTIAFGYGAYAPSDDALSYLEMTRDRLGLLVSREHRLSRLEKIRLRDLERERVLLQPRQLYPRLHADIITAARGKGITLHVTAEVADLEALLALVVVGDAVTFLAEKFSEAVPQPSSVWRPVEDLHINLSEFVTWRTADADAPVVRALIESAREVSPILQRAPSRKRSSPATKRRRRRRSKTSPRS; encoded by the coding sequence ATGGAACTCCGACACCTGCGCTACTTCGTCACGATCGCCGAGGAGCAGAGCTTCCGCCGCGCGACCACCAGGCTCCACATCTCACAGTCTCCGCTGAGCCGGCAGATGAAGGACCTCGAGGAGGAAATGGGCGTCGAGCTCTTCGAGCCCGCCGGACGGGGCATCAAGCTCACTGCCGCAGGCCGAGCCTTTGCCGAGAGGGCTCGGGGAATCCTTGCGAGCGTCGAGGCAGCCGTGGACGAAGCCAAGGGGATCGCCGAGGGGAGGCTCGGCACGGCGGTCATCGGCTTCGAAACAGGAGCGACCTTCATGGGGGCGTTATCCTCCCTCGTCGCAGTGTTTCGCCGACGAATACCTCGTGTCGGCCTGCAGCTTGTCCCGATGAGCAGCGTCGAGCAGTGGACGGCGTTGCAACAGGGAACGATCGCCTTTGGCTACGGTGCCTACGCCCCCAGTGACGATGCCCTGAGCTATTTGGAAATGACGCGTGACCGACTTGGGCTGCTTGTCTCTCGCGAGCATCGACTCTCACGGCTCGAGAAGATTCGGCTTCGCGATTTGGAGCGCGAGCGCGTGCTGTTGCAGCCACGTCAGCTTTATCCGAGGCTCCACGCCGACATCATCACGGCAGCTCGGGGGAAAGGCATCACCCTGCACGTGACGGCGGAGGTGGCTGATCTCGAGGCGCTCCTGGCATTGGTCGTGGTTGGCGACGCGGTCACCTTCCTGGCCGAGAAGTTCTCGGAAGCGGTTCCGCAGCCTTCGTCAGTGTGGCGTCCCGTCGAAGACCTCCACATCAACCTGAGTGAATTCGTCACATGGCGCACCGCCGACGCCGACGCGCCGGTAGTCCGGGCCCTGATTGAGAGCGCACGAGAAGTGAGCCCAATCCTGCAACGCGCCCCAAGCCGTAAGCGCTCTTCCCCGGCCACCAAGCGAAGACGTCGAAGGCGAAGCAAGACATCACCCAGATCTTGA
- a CDS encoding class I SAM-dependent methyltransferase, producing the protein MNLTNPNLPRPIAVNSLDQGPVADTLRRLFQEAAAADGEFQKDLSRRDYVLEDYVQELVESEKKDLRGTYRAFADNFLNVSAEFGRMLYLCARAGNAQHIVEFGTSMGISAIYLAAALKDAGRAGRLIGTELEPSKVRRARANLEAAGLEKHVEIREGDARDTLAQLPGEIDMLHLDGAFTLYMPILKLIEPHLRTGAIILAENAFEQSGEYLAYVRDPANGYGSLPLPFEHWRGNEFTVYLGR; encoded by the coding sequence ATGAACCTGACGAATCCAAATCTCCCGCGTCCCATTGCGGTGAACTCTCTCGATCAAGGTCCCGTAGCGGACACGCTCCGCCGCCTTTTCCAAGAGGCGGCGGCCGCGGATGGCGAATTCCAGAAGGACCTTTCGCGGCGCGACTACGTGCTCGAAGACTACGTGCAAGAGCTCGTGGAATCCGAAAAGAAGGATCTACGAGGAACCTATCGCGCATTTGCGGACAATTTCTTGAACGTGTCCGCGGAATTCGGCCGCATGCTCTATCTATGTGCCCGCGCCGGAAATGCCCAGCATATCGTCGAGTTTGGAACATCGATGGGCATCTCTGCCATTTACCTCGCCGCGGCGCTCAAGGACGCGGGACGCGCCGGAAGGCTGATCGGCACGGAGCTAGAGCCTAGCAAGGTGCGACGCGCACGCGCCAACCTCGAGGCGGCGGGCTTGGAGAAGCACGTCGAGATCCGCGAAGGCGACGCTCGCGACACCTTGGCCCAGCTACCTGGCGAGATCGACATGCTGCATCTCGATGGCGCGTTCACGCTATATATGCCGATCCTCAAGCTAATCGAGCCTCATCTCAGGACTGGTGCCATAATCCTCGCGGAGAATGCATTTGAGCAATCTGGTGAATATCTCGCCTACGTTAGAGATCCCGCCAACGGCTACGGCTCCTTGCCCCTGCCCTTCGAACACTGGCGTGGAAACGAATTTACAGTCTATCTAGGGCGATAG